In Pseudobacter ginsenosidimutans, the following are encoded in one genomic region:
- a CDS encoding carboxylesterase family protein: protein MKFLTLSLFVICFHCDSLAQRLELFEKRELVSGSDTLPYRLLYPVDFNPAKKYPLVLFLHGAGAWGNDNEKPLKSLPQIFLDSANRKKYPCFVLVPQCTKQEPWVRFPGFPNSIATPDTPTTSTKLTLELLRKLKNDLPIAQKQIYITGLSLGGEGTFDFLSRAPKLFAAAVPICGIADTAKAKIYKKVRLWAFHGDEDTINEVKYTRMIIASLKNAGGKPKYTEYKGVKHNSWINAYAEPDLPGWLFGK from the coding sequence ATGAAATTTCTCACCCTTTCATTATTTGTGATCTGCTTTCATTGTGATTCATTAGCGCAGAGACTTGAGTTGTTCGAAAAAAGGGAACTCGTATCCGGTAGCGATACCCTTCCGTATCGCTTACTCTATCCCGTGGATTTCAACCCGGCAAAAAAATATCCATTGGTGTTGTTCCTCCACGGAGCAGGAGCATGGGGCAACGATAATGAAAAGCCACTCAAAAGCCTTCCACAAATATTCCTGGATAGCGCCAACAGGAAAAAATATCCATGCTTTGTTCTTGTACCGCAATGTACTAAGCAAGAACCCTGGGTCAGATTCCCCGGCTTTCCGAATAGCATAGCCACTCCCGATACACCAACCACTTCTACAAAGCTTACCCTGGAATTGCTCAGGAAACTGAAAAATGATTTACCCATCGCTCAAAAACAAATCTATATTACCGGACTGTCCTTAGGCGGAGAAGGAACTTTCGACTTCTTGAGCAGAGCTCCTAAGTTATTTGCAGCAGCAGTCCCCATTTGCGGAATCGCCGATACGGCAAAGGCAAAGATTTATAAAAAAGTGCGTCTATGGGCCTTTCATGGGGATGAGGATACGATCAATGAAGTGAAATACACGCGCATGATAATTGCCAGTCTCAAAAATGCTGGCGGGAAGCCTAAGTACACAGAGTACAAAGGCGTAAAACACAATAGCTGGATTAACGCTTATGCAGAACCTGACCTCCCTGGCTGGCTCTTCGGCAAATAG
- a CDS encoding AAA family ATPase, which produces MEQLYNQKAIQATAIFENRFLSSKALYLYYFNIVPNLNFISKVDGEKAFPAIREKFALLILDIFQHRWYKRENRKYEFIRTVIIFKNNCIIELSNNCCEILNDGTEPEFLEAISSLASEFKERQRKQPLEINLIVRSSDCLELKAMEIKRTKLDLDLFYENDFKDTDEIIRKRLNKKNDKGIVLLHGLPGTGKTTYLRYLVGKIKKRVMFLSPSVAGNLVNPDFIDLLIDNPNSVLVIEDAENIIMDRKFNSGSAVSNLLNISDGLLADFLNVQIICTFNSSVALIDSALMRKGRLIAKYEFGKLGIAKSRQLSDHFGFDTNITQPMTIAEIANQHEKTEPVRQVEVIGFRRNIIENKT; this is translated from the coding sequence ATGGAACAATTATACAACCAGAAAGCAATTCAAGCCACGGCTATTTTTGAGAACCGCTTCCTGAGCAGCAAAGCTTTATACTTATACTATTTCAATATAGTGCCAAACCTGAATTTCATCAGTAAGGTCGATGGCGAAAAAGCATTTCCTGCAATCAGGGAAAAATTCGCTCTGCTAATCCTTGACATATTCCAGCATCGTTGGTATAAAAGAGAAAACAGGAAATACGAATTCATTAGAACTGTGATCATCTTCAAAAACAACTGCATCATAGAACTGAGCAATAATTGCTGCGAAATATTGAATGATGGCACAGAACCGGAATTCCTGGAAGCCATTTCCAGCCTCGCAAGTGAATTCAAAGAACGGCAACGAAAGCAGCCCCTGGAGATCAACCTGATCGTCAGATCCTCTGATTGCCTTGAGTTGAAAGCAATGGAAATCAAACGGACCAAACTCGATCTTGATCTTTTCTATGAAAATGATTTTAAAGATACGGATGAGATCATCAGAAAAAGACTGAACAAGAAAAATGATAAGGGGATCGTTCTTCTGCATGGCTTGCCTGGAACAGGTAAAACCACCTATCTGCGCTACCTCGTGGGAAAGATAAAGAAACGTGTAATGTTCCTCTCTCCTTCTGTAGCCGGAAATCTGGTGAACCCTGATTTTATTGACCTGCTGATCGACAACCCGAATTCCGTTCTGGTGATCGAAGACGCAGAAAATATAATCATGGACAGAAAATTCAATTCCGGATCTGCAGTTTCGAACCTGTTGAATATTTCAGACGGATTACTCGCAGATTTCCTGAACGTACAGATCATCTGCACCTTCAACAGCTCTGTGGCGCTCATCGATAGTGCACTGATGCGAAAAGGACGGCTGATCGCAAAATACGAATTCGGCAAACTTGGCATCGCAAAGTCCAGGCAACTCAGTGATCATTTCGGCTTCGATACAAACATCACACAACCTATGACCATTGCAGAGATCGCCAATCAACATGAAAAAACAGAACCGGTCCGCCAGGTGGAAGTAATCGGATTCAGAAGAAATATTATTGAAAACAAAACATGA
- a CDS encoding ribonuclease H-like YkuK family protein yields the protein MQQQHWRKLDGTKLTRPIEDEVEAVLIQEKEMGHELKVCIGTDSQVKGKETEFATVIVFIRQGKGGFMYIHNETSLQKMTVKQRMLTEVAKSIEIAYALCCLFTVYNVDMEVHADINTNPNFKSNDALKEAMGYIMGMGFVFKAKPHAFASSCCADKAVQ from the coding sequence ATGCAACAGCAACATTGGAGAAAGCTGGACGGTACCAAACTCACAAGACCCATTGAAGACGAAGTGGAAGCCGTGTTGATACAGGAAAAAGAAATGGGACATGAATTGAAAGTTTGTATCGGTACCGATAGCCAGGTCAAAGGAAAGGAAACAGAATTTGCTACAGTGATCGTATTCATCCGGCAAGGAAAAGGTGGATTTATGTACATACACAATGAAACCAGTCTCCAAAAGATGACCGTTAAGCAAAGGATGCTGACGGAAGTAGCAAAAAGTATTGAAATCGCCTATGCGCTTTGTTGCCTGTTCACTGTTTATAACGTGGATATGGAAGTGCATGCAGACATCAACACCAATCCCAACTTTAAGAGCAACGATGCGCTGAAAGAGGCTATGGGATACATCATGGGAATGGGCTTCGTGTTCAAAGCCAAGCCGCATGCCTTCGCCAGCTCATGTTGCGCAGATAAAGCAGTACAATAG
- a CDS encoding helix-turn-helix domain-containing protein: MAKAQSLESFYQEKFNWMPGNLQREIGHFNVFRLEDCIGEGKHVQYSRRDFYKISLVRGSWLYHYADKSLKVSGPTLIFFNPTVPYTFELLSDDPTGFFCIFKEGFFTQHLRNGMKQFPMFLPGNNPAYSLNKSQDKQVSAIFSKMLQEIGSDYVFKYDLIRNYVMEMMHYAMKIQPTETLYQHTDANARITSVFTELLERQFPIESSTQRFQLKSARDFADQLNVHVNHLNRAIRTVTGKTTTDLIAERLTTEARALLVQTDWNISEIGYSLGFESAAHFNHFFRKQTSLTPSSFRKAPCPITQAS; encoded by the coding sequence ATGGCAAAAGCACAATCACTCGAAAGTTTCTACCAGGAAAAATTCAACTGGATGCCCGGTAACCTCCAGAGAGAGATCGGTCATTTCAATGTTTTCAGGCTGGAAGACTGCATTGGAGAAGGGAAACACGTACAATACAGCCGCAGGGACTTCTACAAGATCTCACTCGTACGCGGAAGCTGGCTTTATCATTATGCAGACAAATCACTGAAAGTATCAGGCCCAACCCTGATCTTTTTCAATCCAACCGTTCCATACACTTTCGAGCTTTTATCCGATGATCCCACCGGCTTTTTCTGTATTTTCAAAGAAGGCTTCTTCACTCAGCACCTTCGCAATGGAATGAAACAATTCCCCATGTTCCTGCCAGGCAATAATCCCGCTTACAGTTTGAATAAATCGCAGGACAAACAGGTGTCCGCCATTTTCAGCAAAATGCTGCAGGAGATCGGCTCAGACTATGTTTTCAAATACGATCTCATCAGGAATTACGTAATGGAGATGATGCATTATGCCATGAAGATCCAACCCACCGAAACATTATATCAACATACAGATGCCAATGCCAGGATCACGTCAGTTTTTACAGAATTACTGGAAAGGCAATTTCCCATCGAATCCTCCACGCAAAGATTCCAATTGAAGTCTGCAAGAGATTTTGCCGATCAGCTCAATGTACATGTGAATCACCTCAACAGGGCCATTCGCACTGTAACCGGCAAAACCACAACCGATCTTATTGCAGAACGGCTGACCACCGAAGCCAGGGCATTGCTGGTACAAACCGACTGGAATATCTCTGAAATAGGCTACAGTCTTGGCTTTGAAAGCGCAGCACATTTCAACCACTTCTTCAGAAAACAAACCAGCCTTACTCCCTCCTCCTTCAGAAAAGCTCCCTGCCCCATCACCCAGGCCAGCTGA
- a CDS encoding SDR family oxidoreductase translates to MKNKVWFVTGASKGLGLSLVKELLNKGYNVAATSRNLAELGNAVGNNSQSFLPLQMDLVDTASVAQGIQKTIDQFGRIDVIVNNAGYGLVGAIEELTDEETRLNFDVNVFGTLNVLRAALPYMRKQGSGHILNVASVGGLVGTFPGFGIYCATKFAMHGFSESLSAELKEFGIHVTVVSPGYLRTNFLGAGSLIVPKNEIQEYSSVRNAQNNHQHNINGAQPGDPDKAASVIIEVASQQQPPLHLYLGADAYGLVESKLKDVKEEMEKVKALATSINY, encoded by the coding sequence ATGAAGAATAAAGTCTGGTTTGTTACCGGAGCATCCAAAGGCCTGGGACTATCACTGGTGAAAGAGCTATTGAACAAAGGGTACAATGTTGCAGCCACTTCCAGGAACCTTGCAGAACTCGGCAATGCTGTTGGCAACAACAGTCAATCATTCCTCCCGCTGCAGATGGACCTGGTGGATACTGCAAGCGTTGCGCAGGGCATTCAAAAAACGATCGATCAATTTGGCAGGATCGATGTAATTGTGAACAATGCAGGTTATGGCCTGGTGGGCGCCATCGAGGAACTCACGGATGAAGAAACGAGGTTGAACTTTGATGTGAATGTTTTCGGAACATTGAATGTACTCCGTGCGGCATTACCATATATGCGCAAACAGGGGTCAGGCCATATCTTGAATGTGGCTTCAGTTGGCGGTTTGGTTGGTACTTTCCCCGGATTTGGCATCTACTGCGCCACCAAATTCGCTATGCATGGATTCTCAGAATCACTGAGCGCTGAACTGAAAGAGTTCGGTATTCATGTAACTGTAGTTTCTCCCGGATACCTTCGCACCAATTTCCTGGGCGCCGGCTCCCTGATTGTTCCGAAAAATGAAATCCAGGAATACAGCTCTGTAAGGAATGCTCAAAACAATCACCAGCACAATATCAACGGAGCCCAGCCCGGAGACCCGGATAAAGCAGCCAGTGTGATCATCGAAGTAGCTTCACAACAACAACCGCCACTGCATTTGTATCTTGGAGCGGATGCATACGGATTGGTGGAATCGAAATTGAAAGATGTAAAAGAAGAAATGGAAAAAGTGAAAGCACTGGCCACCTCTATCAATTATTGA
- a CDS encoding DUF2911 domain-containing protein translates to MYKIILTAAIIAGSTTAAFSQDAPKSPRITAEGNDVKVSYGQPSKRGREIFGKLVPYGQIWRTGANEATEITFAKNGSFGGKPVKAGTYSLFTIPGEGEWTFILNSELKQWGAYKYEQIKGKDVLQVKAKSTKISGDPVEKLTITLPEGKLVLEWDQTKVEVPVK, encoded by the coding sequence ATGTACAAAATAATTCTGACAGCAGCAATTATTGCCGGCAGCACCACAGCGGCTTTTTCCCAGGATGCACCCAAGAGTCCAAGGATCACCGCAGAAGGAAACGATGTGAAGGTAAGCTATGGCCAACCTTCAAAACGAGGCCGTGAGATTTTCGGCAAACTGGTCCCTTACGGACAAATATGGCGTACAGGTGCGAATGAAGCTACTGAGATCACATTCGCGAAAAATGGATCATTTGGAGGAAAGCCTGTGAAAGCGGGTACTTATTCGCTGTTCACTATTCCTGGAGAAGGTGAGTGGACATTCATTCTCAACAGTGAGTTGAAGCAATGGGGAGCTTATAAGTATGAGCAGATAAAAGGAAAAGATGTTTTGCAGGTAAAAGCAAAATCAACCAAGATCAGTGGCGATCCTGTTGAAAAACTGACCATCACCCTGCCTGAAGGTAAGCTGGTACTGGAATGGGATCAGACTAAAGTGGAAGTGCCAGTAAAGTAA